The Alteromonas mediterranea DE genome contains the following window.
GTTAGCAGGTTTCTTTTGAACATACAGCAATATTAAGCCTAGCCCCAACCCCCACACTGCTGAAGTCATAGAAAATAAGCTAAAGCCTGACGCAGTACACAGCATAGTAAGCAGTGCAGGGGCCCTGTGATGTTCTATTTCCATAGCACGAACTACCGCCCCTTGAAGCGTAGCTAACAGAGCTAGCCCAGCAAGTAGGTGAATAATGATACTGGGCATGCTAACAAATAATGCTACGACCACAGACGCTGAAAGCCCCATAAATATATACGCCACACCGGCTGCAATAGCCGCTTTATAGCGCTGTGACTTTTCACTATCCGCTTGTTCACCCATGCACAATGCTGCTGTGATAGCGGCTAGGTTAAAGGTAAAGCCTCCAAATGGTGCTAATAGGGCTTGAGCAATGGCGATACCTGATAAAATAGGCTTATGGTCGGGTGTATAGCCGTGGGCGTGATGAATAGCAATACCAGGTAAGTTTTGAGAAAGTGTAGTAATAAGAAAAAGGGGAAAGGCTAACCCAATAGTGGCACTTAGCGAGAAAGTGGGTGTTACCCAAATAGGCACGGGCAGGGCAAATATTGATGACAGCCCTGATGAATCGCTTGTTAAAGCAACACCACCGTCTGCACTGCTCATAAACATACTAATGCCCACCGACATAACCAGCAGTAACAGCATTAGATAACGGGGAAATAGCCGGCTTCCTATTAGATAAACCGCGAGAAATAACGCGACTAAGTGCGGCGCATCGTTCACATCACTGAATATAGCAAGACATATAGGTAAGAGAATACCGGCCAAAAGTGCCGATGAGATTGCAGGCGGAATCCGACTAATTTGTTTAAGCAGGCTACGACTTTGAGCCGTTACAAGAGAAAGCATTGCGCATATTACAAAAGCACCAATGGCTTCGCTTAAACGGTAATTACCGATACTCGTTAACAAGAAAGCGGCGCCAGGGGTAGACCAAGCGGTAACAACGGGCAGCTTGGATAGCCACGAAAATAAAATACAGGTAATACCCATGCCTAGTCCAAGCGCGAATAACCAGCTTATTACCATGTCATCGCTAGCGCCGGCCTTACGTGCCACATCAATGATAATAACGACAGAACTACTGTAACCTACCGTAACGGCGGTAAGCCCTGCGCTGATATGACTTAACTTCCATTTACTCATGAAAACCCTCGTGATGGAATTTCGATTTGGAATCGACTGAGTGATAAAAACACGCTTTTAGCGTCTATTTATGTGCTACTCTACCTTTTTGTGCGCTATAACGTACAATAGGTAACTTACCATTTGTGCGTTATAGCGCACAACTGCTTTATCAACATTAGAGACGAAGTAAAAGGCCTTCATTACATGACAAAAGCAAATGCGCAGCCTTCTGCTATTTCAAAAAGCATTGCTCAACACCTGCAATCAGTTCGTACAGGGCGAGGCCTTTCACTTGATAAAACCGCCAAATTAACAGGGGTGTCCAAAGCCATGCTTGGGCAAATAGAGCGAGGTGAGTCTAGCCCAACTATCGCGACTCTGTGGAAAATAGCCACAGGTCTTGCGTGTTCTTTTTCTTCTTTCTTGTCTGGTGACGAAACAGCGCCTACGTCTCAACACGCAGATGATAAGTTCGCTAACGACCCAAACGTAACCATTAAAACGCTATTCCCGTTTAATGCAGTCACTCAGTTTGAAATGTTTGAGCTTTGCTTGAAGGACTTTCATGAGCAGCACTCTTCGGCGCACCAAATAGGTGTAACAGAACACATTCACGTATTACAAGGGAAGTTAGGGGTTTTGCAAGATGGTCAATGGCAAGCCTATCAAGCGCAAGAGCAATGTATATTGCACGCAGATCAGCCACACGGTTATCGAGATGAAGTAGGAGAAACGCGCTTTGTTGTGGTAATTCACTACCCTGTTTAAAGTGGCTAAGTAATGTTTTTTGAGCGGCTAGAAAGCCTTTGTAAAAAATCGCTTCTACAAAAGCAAGCTAATTAGAAACGGTACTCTAGGGATATTTATGAAAAGCCTAATTACTGTAATAGTGATTAGGCTTTGAATTAAATGCTCAATTGATATTAGAGAATAGATTGCGTTCTACTGATCGCTCGCTCACAAACTATCGTCGTTAAGATTAAGCGCACCACGAAGGAAGTTTAGCAGCGTACAAATTTCGGCTGACATCAGCGCAAATTCCGCGTCAAGGCGCGCTTCTACCTGATCTTTTGGTACGTCGTCAGTTTCTTCTTTAATGCGGTCGGTGAACTTAATGCGTTTAATGGCACCATCTTCACACATAACAGCCGCTAGCGTCTCTGCATATTCAAATGCGACTTTTTGGACCAGCTTACCTGCATCTAGGTGAATAGTAATTTCTTCGCTGTCTAGCGGCTGGTTTTTACAGCGGATAACGCTGCCTGTGTCATCAGTTGATTTAAATTCAGCTTCTTCAAGTAAGCCTACGCCTTCAGGCGTTGCCTCAGTAACCCAATGGGTAAGTTCGCTTTGAAGGCTTCTGCGCGTAAACGGCACAACAGGCAGCGAGCCTATGGCCTTTCTTACCATGGCCAAAAAGGCTTCGGCTTTGCCGTCAGAAGACGCATCAACCAC
Protein-coding sequences here:
- a CDS encoding helix-turn-helix domain-containing protein, producing the protein MTKANAQPSAISKSIAQHLQSVRTGRGLSLDKTAKLTGVSKAMLGQIERGESSPTIATLWKIATGLACSFSSFLSGDETAPTSQHADDKFANDPNVTIKTLFPFNAVTQFEMFELCLKDFHEQHSSAHQIGVTEHIHVLQGKLGVLQDGQWQAYQAQEQCILHADQPHGYRDEVGETRFVVVIHYPV
- the rdgC gene encoding recombination-associated protein RdgC gives rise to the protein MWFKNVKAYQITQPLSLDEGDLERALNEHAFRPCGSQDMATMGFASPFSQAGKQGTMFHVVQQRFWITLKKQEKILPSAVVNAELDEMAAKIEMETGSPVGKKAKADLKQEIQTRLLPQAFTKNTYTHGFISLADNLVVVDASSDGKAEAFLAMVRKAIGSLPVVPFTRRSLQSELTHWVTEATPEGVGLLEEAEFKSTDDTGSVIRCKNQPLDSEEITIHLDAGKLVQKVAFEYAETLAAVMCEDGAIKRIKFTDRIKEETDDVPKDQVEARLDAEFALMSAEICTLLNFLRGALNLNDDSL
- a CDS encoding benzoate/H(+) symporter BenE family transporter, coding for MSKWKLSHISAGLTAVTVGYSSSVVIIIDVARKAGASDDMVISWLFALGLGMGITCILFSWLSKLPVVTAWSTPGAAFLLTSIGNYRLSEAIGAFVICAMLSLVTAQSRSLLKQISRIPPAISSALLAGILLPICLAIFSDVNDAPHLVALFLAVYLIGSRLFPRYLMLLLLVMSVGISMFMSSADGGVALTSDSSGLSSIFALPVPIWVTPTFSLSATIGLAFPLFLITTLSQNLPGIAIHHAHGYTPDHKPILSGIAIAQALLAPFGGFTFNLAAITAALCMGEQADSEKSQRYKAAIAAGVAYIFMGLSASVVVALFVSMPSIIIHLLAGLALLATLQGAVVRAMEIEHHRAPALLTMLCTASGFSLFSMTSAVWGLGLGLILLYVQKKPANA